In one Bosea sp. RAC05 genomic region, the following are encoded:
- a CDS encoding tetratricopeptide repeat protein, translating to MFLVLGGQPAAWAQDVMGGRGPVPPRPIPGVALPEPRTLDAPSAGAATIAPAPNAPAAHTALPLVPFSSARDAIRAWMRDSTAGDQAGAVRALEYAAAQGHLTAQFKLGRMYAGGEGVPANDLKAFEYFSKIADENADAIPGTANGRIVGSAFVALGGYFMDGIKGSYVRPNLDRAFDMFHYAASYFGDPEGQYNLGRLYMNGQGTRRDARQAARWMKLSAEKGYAPARAVFGDMLLRGAEGVPRQPVLGLMWLSLARESADPDRDSWIIERHETAFSTASASDRTAALALIERQQVAGARAPQR from the coding sequence TTGTTCCTCGTCCTGGGTGGCCAGCCGGCCGCCTGGGCGCAGGATGTCATGGGCGGTCGTGGTCCGGTCCCGCCCCGGCCGATCCCCGGGGTGGCGCTGCCCGAGCCGAGAACGCTCGACGCGCCCTCCGCCGGTGCGGCGACCATCGCGCCGGCTCCCAACGCGCCGGCTGCCCATACGGCGCTGCCGCTCGTGCCCTTCAGCAGCGCACGCGACGCGATCCGGGCCTGGATGCGGGATTCGACCGCCGGCGACCAGGCGGGCGCGGTGCGCGCGCTCGAATACGCCGCCGCCCAGGGCCATCTCACGGCGCAGTTCAAGCTGGGCCGGATGTATGCCGGCGGCGAGGGCGTACCGGCGAACGATCTCAAGGCCTTCGAGTATTTTTCGAAGATCGCCGACGAGAATGCCGATGCGATCCCCGGCACGGCCAATGGCCGGATCGTCGGCAGCGCCTTCGTCGCGCTCGGCGGCTATTTCATGGACGGGATCAAGGGCAGCTATGTCCGCCCGAATCTCGACCGCGCCTTCGACATGTTCCACTACGCCGCCTCCTATTTCGGCGACCCCGAAGGCCAGTACAATCTCGGCCGGCTCTACATGAACGGGCAGGGCACGCGCCGCGACGCGCGGCAGGCGGCCCGCTGGATGAAGCTCTCGGCCGAAAAGGGTTATGCGCCCGCGCGCGCCGTCTTCGGCGACATGCTGCTGCGCGGGGCCGAGGGCGTGCCGCGCCAGCCGGTGCTCGGGCTGATGTGGCTGTCGCTGGCGCGCGAAAGCGCCGATCCCGACCGCGACAGCTGGATCATCGAACGCCACGAGACGGCGTTCTCGACCGCCTCGGCCAGCGACCGCACGGCGGCGCTCGCCCTGATCGAGCGCCAGCAGGTCGCCGGCGCACGCGCCCCGCAGCGCTGA